One Hordeum vulgare subsp. vulgare chromosome 4H, MorexV3_pseudomolecules_assembly, whole genome shotgun sequence DNA window includes the following coding sequences:
- the LOC123448452 gene encoding SEC12-like protein 2, whose translation MAPRGGGQTYGFPIYCASWLPLAHIIKPSPSAVDVADANASPSFPPPPPMVVLGGGGGEGRSGVPNALVVAALDPAAAGAPPALSPEPVFRLGTEEEVPYRMAVHPRGDGVLCSFPNGCRLVRLESTEGDDPCSLVLRSDQEALVKLNDVGLQLALSFSGEGSVLATGGEDGHLRVFKWPGMETVIEEPGSKSSVKDLSFSSDEKFLVVNRSSGPSRVWDLKSSEAVANLPREEGEIFGFCRFSTKSNNSQILFVTAMQGVHGKIISWNTTSWTRIGSKKVTRDAISAFSVSPDGTLLAIGTIEGSISVLGSRDMRVVVTVKKAHLGIVTTLAFSQDSRALLSTSFDSTARVTSTESPKSDGISLWSMILAIILAILVYYYMQHKEDLLGVLPQ comes from the exons ATGGCGCCGCGCGGCGGTGGGCAGACCTACGGCTTCCCCATCTACTGCGCCTCCTGGCTCCCACTCGCACACATCATCAAGCCCTCCCCATCTGCCGTAGACGTCGCGGATGCGAATGCGTCCCCGTCCTTCCCACCTCCGCCCCCCATGGTGGTCCTTggtggaggcggaggcgaggGCCGGAGCGGCGTGCCCAACGCGCTGGTCGTCGCCGCCCTCGACCCCGCCGCTGCAGGGGCGCCTCCAGCGCTCTCCCCCGAACCG GTGTTTAGGCTGGGGACAGAGGAGGAGGTACCATACAGGATGGCCGTACACCCTCGCGGCGATGGCGTCCTCTGCTCCTTCCCCAACGGCTGCAG GTTGGTGCGATTGGAATCAACAGAAGGAGATGATCCATGCAGCCTGGTTTTGAGATCTGACCAGGAGGCTTTAGTGAAGCTAAACGATGTTGGTTTGCAGTTGGCTTTGTCATTCAGTGGAGAGGGTTCTGTACTTGCCACTGGTGGCGAG GATGGACATTTGAGGGTCTTCAAATGGCCTGGCATGGAAACCGTTATTGAAGAACCTGGTTCTAAATCATCTGTCAAAGATCTTAGTTTCAG TTCCGATGAGAAGTTTCTAGTTGTGAACAGGAGCAGTGGCCCATCTAGAGTGTGGGATTTAAAGTCATCTGAAGCTGTGGCTAATTTGCCAAGAGAAGAA GGAGAAATATTTGGCTTCTGCCGATTTTCTACTAAGTCTAACAATAGCCAGATTCTCTTTGTTACAGCAATGCAAG GTGTTCACGGGAAAATAATATCTTGGAATACCACCTCATGGACTAGAATTGGATCAAAGAAAGTAACTCGTGATGCAATTTCAGCTTTTTCTGTCTCGCCTGATGGTACACTTTTAGCAAT TGGAACTATTGAGGGAAGCATCAGTGTTCTTGGTTCAAGAGACATGCGAGTGGTTGTAACAGTTAAAAAGGCACATCTTGGCATTGTTACTACATTAGCGTTTTCTCAAGATTCAAG GGCCTTGCTGTCGACTTCCTTTGACTCAACCGCAAGGGTGACATCGACTGAATCACCCAAGAGCGATG GTATAAGCCTCTGGTCCATGATACTAGCTATTATTCTCGCAATTTTGGTATATTACTATATGCAGCACAAAGAAGATCTCTTAGGCGTGTTGCCACAATGA